DNA sequence from the Centroberyx gerrardi isolate f3 chromosome 22, fCenGer3.hap1.cur.20231027, whole genome shotgun sequence genome:
AGGTTTGTTTGACCTTGTTGACATCAGAGTTCTGGCAGGTCACAGCTTTGAGAGTTTAAGTAAGAAAGCTGTGGTGGggttagacttttttttttttaaactggagTGGTATCAAGTAAGTTTGTAAAATTTCACCCAAGCATGTGAAAGTTTTTGTGCAGAGAGGATcagaaaagacagacagcaaTACAGGAGTAGACTTGCTGAAAGCAACCTATACCACTTCCAAGATATTAGAATTCCTACATTTGAATAGTGGTTTTGTGCAGTCACTTTCAGTCTTTTGTGTACTACAAGCTATTATTTCCCCAATCATACTCTTGCTATCACTTGTCCCTTGTAGTATCCAATCTCTACAAATGTTTCCATCTGCTTGAGATTGTGTTTAGTTTATGGAGCTCCCTGCCGCCCCTTAAGAGCCGTTTGATCACAGATGTTCGATCACTGATGTGTTCATGTTTTCTtcatgtttgtctttctgtttggtTTGTAACTCCCTATATTTGGCTGAAAAGCACATGGATATTTTTTCATAAATTTATTGAAAGCATCTATTGATTACACGCTTCTCTTTCTGGTTCTAGTAAAAAGTTGGTTGAACGTAGTTTCACatgtgttgatgttttcattgaCACATCTGGAATAGGGacacctctcctccccatcaGGCTGGATGGAGTCTTTTCTGTAGGCTATGCTCACAGGTTTAGAGAGTCATCGTCATCATGCTTCCTCCAGGGCCATTGTGTTTTACTGCCTCCCTCTGAAACACCTGGAAGCAATCTCCATGATTCAAAACCTTCCCAAATATGCTTGGGGGATCATATAAAACcggtttctctgcctcttttctaACCCATTTCTAACCCTGACCTGTATGTCTTCGACTGAGTGAGTAAAGAGGGTATTGGCGTTGCAAAAGTGTATGAATGACAAAGTTATAAACCCACCCTTTTCCAGGAATTGGACTCATAACTCAAGTGGCAGTCCTTCTTAAGAAGTTAATTTGTAGTACTTTGCTTTGTTAACCCCCACCCTGCCCCAGCTTTTGAGTGACTTTTCTCCTCAGTTATTAGAGGTAAAGATCCCAAACTAAGGTTTATTTTTAGCATTGTTTGGAATTCTTGTGCAACAGGAAATACCTcaatcttaaaaaaataaatgaagcaGTTGCAAATGGGAGATTCCTGTCAAGGGCTTTTGACTCAGGCTTCCCCCAGTACAATTATACTATCACATGTAGtatttcaaatgtttcaaataAGTTTGAAATCATGACGGACAAAATTGTCTCTGCCAATCTGTTTAACCTTAGCAGTCCATTATGGTTTAATTTGATACAGTAACTCATTGTGTATAAGCACCCTAATGCACCTGGCTGTTTTAAATAAAGTAGCTAATCAGTCCAGCTTTACTTTGTTGTTCTCTCTACACCTGGTTCTTCTCAACCACACCCTGCCCAGTTACAGGTCCAGTAATGGTTTTAATGACCTGTTGCTCCCCACAACAGACCCAGAATTGATTTAGTAACCGAAGCCCTCCCACCTCCTTCTttcactcctctttctcctcttgcttttccccttcctcctcttccccctctaaagtctcctccactcctttgtctttcttcctcctgctcttaCTCCATCCGCTCCCACTTTCCTCTCCTACATCCCAttcattttgagtattctgaTTATATACtatcaaagcactttgtaaactctgtttttacaggtgctatataaataaagttattattagtattagtatattattacattcttctcctatctctcttctctttttgctgttcttcttcctctccccgttctccctcttctcctttctgcAGTCCCTGGTGTATAATGTTCCCTGTTTAGATTTTAATGGAATGTGCAGCAGGGAGGCCCCATGGTCATCCATAACCCGGCACCCTGAAAGTTTTCTGGAGAGGCGCCAAGACCACTCTACTCTTGGGCTCATATGAATCAAACTTAGTAGAAAAAGGAGTCTTGATGTAGTATCACTCACTAAGCCCCTTGGACAATCTTATTCATGGTTACCTGGAAAGACAAAGTGATCCCAAAAGAGCTTTGAGATAAAGTTTTGATACATATAGACCctggagagagatagaataGATGAATAGTTTATTTGGCTTCAGCTTAATTGGTTTTGGTCCAGTTTCTTTAGTCATACATAAATAATGGttctgttttttgcagtgtgttattgtttttctctttttgcctTATCTTAGAATTTTGTATagcttttatattgtttttatgcCTCATTTGCAGCAGGAGGCACTGAAAATGAGCACTTTTATCTCAAAGAGATTTCCCTATTAAATAAGGATTAAAAAGAGTAAGTAGCACAAGAACAATGGCTATCATGAGGATTCACTAGGCCTAGTTcatcttttgttttctgtgtgggccCATCATTTATTTACAAGCCCAAAATAGTGTAGGGCTAATCAGCCAATTGATTAAACTGAATATTACTGCAACTCCACCCAAACTCCTTCCCCCAGGATATAGCCCGGCTGTTTGCTTAGCGATGTTTGTGCTTCTCTGTGTTTAGATTTGTGCATGTCGATCTAGGCCTGAAGCAAAGAGTTGAGAGGAAAGCTCACTGCAGGAGTAGTAACACGCATTTCCGTGTCAGTATATCCTAGTAGTGTTAGCAGTGTTGATGTTGGTACTGCTGACTTTAACTGATACATTTATGACTGTGGAagcttcctctttctcttgtgTCTGTACGTGCActtgtgtatgtactgtatgcatgatCTTctctgtttgcttgtgtgtgtcagtgactCTCTGTCTTGTTCTTTCCCTCTGTAGCAAACATCCATCTGGCCCAGTTGGTACGGTGTCCAGGATGACCCGTCGATAGAGGAGCCCTCCACATCCCTTCCACCAGCCGCATCCTTCTCTCACTTGGACATGCCTCCGCCATATGAGGCAGTCTCTGGAggtagcgcacacacacatgaacacgcattatatatatatcatgCACCCCCTGCCTTCCTCTTTGTGAGCTCATACGCGTGcctgcgcacgcacacacagtgtacTTTGTTCCCCCTTTAAAGTCTGGATTTGGTTATGAACTATATATGGCAGGAACCTGATCATAATGAAACTTCCCCATGACGGCTTGAACCTTTTTTATCTACACCACTGCCTGCACCTTGACAGTTGGTTAAGTTCACATTCTCCCTCATTTCCTAATTTTACTCACTTTAAATTGCATTTAACTGATTGTAATGCATTGGCTATGCGTAATGCACATGTATTAGTATTACTAAGGACTTAAGTAAACTCATTCACTCTCCCCTAGAGAAGCTGTACATTTAGCTGTGCTGGCAGAAGCAACGCTATAGTGAGAAACAAAATACTGCGCTCTGCCTCTTCACACAAAGAAAGGCCCGTGTCCCTCAGCACAATACTGGTGCTTGGCGAGCTGTCAGATCTGCCTGCTTGCCAAGTTTCCTGTCGGattgccccccaccccccattccttttttttaaataccccTAACCACACTGCTCTCCCTTCTTTTTATCAGCAATGtttaaaaaggagaagaaagtcCCAGCCAAAATGCTCTCATTATACTTGACCTTCTGCATTTCTCACATGACAAGAGATTTATCTGTTTCTTAACTTGCGCTGGAGTTGTGGGAAATTGTTTTTCCTACAGGGCACAAGCTAGTCAGGCCAGTCGCTAAATCTTTGTGACAAACTTCAGACTTCATCTTTTACAAGTGCCTTCTTGGTCAGTTTCCATAGTGGTTGTTATTTTCTGAGTCTCATCTTTTCAGTGGTTGTTTAATCAAGCCTATAGACATCAGGATATGGTTATCGAGGATGGAAGTGGTGACCTCAGCTCTGATTTAATGTCACCTGTCATTTAATGCCATTTCATCATGTTCTGGCCTCATTAATCTTTTTTCACATTACAAATACCAATGGTTCCAATCATTGTTTCGGGACATTTTTTGGTTTCCAAGCAGTTGCGTGGAATTATTTTAATTCTGAGGAAGGTGAATTTGTCATGAATATATAGGTCTTGCAGCCATCCAAGATTGTTTTAGGAGCTTGCTGCCATTTTCTTTATCTTGAAACTTTTGTTAAACCTCATGCATACATTTTCCAAGAGAGGTCAAGGAAGACTTATGAGGAAAGGAAGAGTTTTAGACAATTTGAGCACAGCTATTTTATAGATTGTCTTCCCTTATGGTATACTGATTGgcatctctgctctctcctaACAGCGGATGATCTGAAGCCCCCTCCCTACAGCGAGTGTGCCCAGAGTGACGAGGCCGATGCCCCTCGACCCTCCCATCACACCCCGCTCCTTTCTGAGGGAGGAGACTCAATTAGTATAAAcgaagccccgcccccttaCACGCCTTCCCCCTCCGCACCAGCCGATCAACAAGAAGGCCCTGTAAGCCACAGTGAGTCACACGCAGAGAACAGGCCCACCTAATCAATCCCTGACGCCAATTTGCCTTTCCATGCGCTGCCTTCCTCCATTCAACCTCAGTGATCTTTGCCAGCCTAGCTCTCGTCACATGAGAGCAGacttatttgtgtgtatgtgtatgcgtgcgtgcgtgtgtgttcagtggTTTTAGAACCAAGTTGTTTTTCTACTTTGTATTGTTTAAAAAGTGGTCATCTGATGAGTTTGATGATAACAGATGACATCAGCGAGCCTGTGTGCCTCAGTCAGGACCACAGAAGCTGCTTCCCAGCTGGACGAGGGTAATGCCCTCGACCTCAAAGCCCAAAGGGAATCAGTGAGATAAAGATGAGCGGAGGGAGAGACTTcaagtgtgttgtgttttataaAGTTGCTCCCTGCTATTTGCCCTCAGCCGCTTCCTTTCACAGATCTAAAAGGATTGGCTGAGTCTAAAACCATGATTGGGGGGGAAACAAGGAGACGCTTGCCAGTTTTTCTGTCCCGCCAACATTGTACATGGTATGTTGGACATTATGTCGTCATCgtggcgtctgtctgtctgtgtagaaaacattcttgtgaacacaataactccaGAATAATACATgacagaaacttcatacttaccaCCATAGAGTAGATctgattacattttggagaaCCTTGTTGCATAAATTTGCAGCAAAAATGATTTTGTTGAAACTACTACAACTCCATAAttctttaagatacagagttcatattaataccgccCATGTGTTGTAtattgacatagaaatatttgccaattaatgcattcattagctTAATTGATGGCCTCATTAGTATAACTggctatatttattacattgtggtGATTATGGCAAAGCATTaagcagctcaagtgcctcttgttatACCTGTGAATGGAAGCCAGCAAAGCAGAAGAAGGGAGCAAGTTGATTAAATAAATGCACACTTGGTTACATAACAGACTTTATGGCAGCAGACAAGAGATTGTTCTCTGTTGATGATGGCCTTTGCTGCTGGGCTTTGTCCATTGCTGCTCTACATTACCACTTATATGCCAGAATACAAGGTTTCTGTGCAGGTCTTGAAAagtataaacaaaaaatgaattttgtaatttccaactcttaaaaagttttgaaattgGACAAAAAGTCTTCAGAAGTATGGAATAAAATTGTTAAGTCCCTGAAGAGATGACTACATATTTTATGCAGTTGTAGAccccactgtcatttcacaaaatttgttATGAAGAATAATCTTGAGCTGAAGAGTGATATGGTCTTGTTGATAGTCATTTTGTCCGGCTATTATCAGAAAACAGCATGTCGACCACCAACAAAATACTTGATATCCAGTCAAGATATagggtctggaaaaagtatggaattttgaaatggaaaatgtgtaagaACCCCGAAAATACTCACAGGGCTGTGTGCTGAGgctcaaaacattttttcctttGTCTAATAAAATATGTTTGGAGCTGAAGGCAGTGGTGAATGCAGTTGCTATGAAATCATTGATCAAACTCAGTtaagaatgtgtgttttttgcatgATAATTATTGTAAAATGAAGACTAACCAAAAAATGTTTCTAACATCAGCCTCAGTTCCTCTTAATCTCCATATTAACTCTGCTGTCACAGGCTGGTACAGGTCATCTGGTTTTGTGTATTTCTTCTATTGTATTTTCTGGTATGGTATTGCTTTTTGGGATGGGATATTCCTGTGCTATTTGCCTTTTGTGTCACTGCATTTCAGATAACCTCATAGTAACATTGTAAGATGCTTCCAAATGATCCATTTCCCATTGTTGTTAAAGGAATGATCCAGTCTTTGTTTAATCAGTATATGTACAGAGTTTGAAGTTTatatgaaaaaagaaacaaaagcagtGCAGTATAAATGTGCATTGGGGGTGTGGGAAAGTAAATAAGGGAGTCTTGATTGAAGAATCATTCTAAACAACTGTCAAAGTTGAAAAGAGAGGCCATAAGTTAAATTgccttttgtcttttattgATAATCCTCCGTGTTGTGATGACAAATCATAGAGCATCTGTCACGGATGCCTTACCTTTCCCAAATTGATTTTATACGTTCTTTGAGTTCTAGCAGAAGTCTGAAGGATACGATGAAGAAGCGGCAAGGCTCAAGGTCAAGTCTGAACGCAGCTTTGAACTCAGTTGACGTGACTAATATAGCAGCAGGATGACGACTGACCGACCACCTAAACCGTAGTGTTACAGGATTCTGCTGTACTTCACGTCTTGTTATCTTCATGTTCATTCCCATGGGTTTCAAGTGGTTGACATATCAAATCTCTCCAGTTAAGTAGCCTTGTGAGTTAAGGggatttaacttttttttctgatttgggGGAAATAATTATTCTGTAATAAACAGTTGTTCATAATCaagtctcattttctctctttgccttGTGCCTGAAGTCACCTCTGTACTAATTCAAAACAGTCTAGGGCCACAATagcttcactctgcttccaAAGCTGCCTTATTTATTATatcaatatatacagtatatacacagacatcattttttatttttttccattgactGCCATATCCATCCTTTATTGATTATTTCCAGTGCTGAATTACCTTTTGGCGTATATCAATTTTGGCAgtacacatgcaaacaggtAGAACACAACTTTCACAACTTTCACTTGGTCTTATGTTAACAAACAGCACAAATGTAAATAAACCATTCTTAGCTGAAAAGGCATACAAAACCTGCATCCTATGAGCCTGTTAACATGGATTTggatttgtttgtattttggaTTGTGTAGCCATTGAAGTTGCATGGCAAGTAACAACTAAACCATGCATACCAGTTTTACCTGGTTCTTAGACAACTGTAAGACTAAAGGACTGTATGAGCGATCTTAAAATCCATTGCCTGTCTGGTGACCCCCTTTGTTATACTCATTGCAGCTCACAGGTCAGATtcagctgctgtagtttgtttatttcagGCTGATGTGCCACTAGAGAGCAGTCTTGCACCATGGATGATTTCCACCACAATAACTGAGCTGTTTCTCTTCACAATCTGCACCTGTTGCTGAGCTAGGAGCAAACTGCTGTTGGTTGAATTAATCTGAGTTGCTATAGATTGATGccatttttgtttcatattccACATGGCAGCTAAAGAAAAATGGCATTGACTTTTGTTCCAAAGTTTTATACTTCAGATGGAGAAAATAATTGGGCTTGCAAAGCCTCAATCAAGATCAATGCTACAGTCCTCTGGTGGAATGTCTAGGGGTCTGGGTACTCAAggacattcatttttcatatctTAGCTCCTCAACTCCGAAATCACTAAGGTGCATACAAATAAGTTCAGACTGAACAATCCATGTCTCTGCACAATTGATGATAGACTAGGTAAGCAAAAACTTTATGTAACAGAATCTAACAATAATCTGaaaaatagtaatttgttacaaCAGAGATACTTTAGAAAaattaaaacatacaaaaaatggGTACTCATCCTTGTGTCTGTAGATGATGATAGCAATCATATATAATGATATGTATTAATTAGTAATTATATAGCAATTATACAcatatttacttattttcttcTACTTTTCTGTAGGTTTTGGAGGCAGTTATCTAGAAATACTGTAGgtgaaaataatcaaatgatAATATTGTAATCCACTGGATTACATTCCTTATTACAATTTTTAATCAGGAAATCAAGGcttacatgcatgtatgtgcaagtgtgtgtgagggagagagagtatctTGTGTCAAGGTAAAATATAGTTAGATAAGcaggctgtgtttgtcattccTGTACCGCAGACCACTGATTCTGCTATGAGTAATTGATGTTTTCAGGGgaaatatttgcattttgagGAACCAGGCTGCAATCCATCTTGTAACCCTCATTATTAATCATTACATCGCGGCATAAACAGCTATATAATAGCTACAGCACAAAACAGTCTCCTCAAGGATATTCCCTGAACTCATTTTACGATTATTGGGGTCTTCAAGGTCATCTGAGAAACACAATAGAATAAAAGCTGGCCGGGTTCAAttactgtctgttgtctgtcaaGGTGTTACGGCGCTTCCACGCCATGCTCATAGGTGCATATCCAATGACAAGTGGAGTGGTATGCAGTGGCCATGGAAAACGCCACACCTTGTGTTTTTGAATTCAGCAAGAGAGCACATTCCAGGCATGGGTGAGGATGGATAAGATGTCGAGAGATTTCTGTTATTGATTTTCCCCCTTAAAATCGTTTGAGGTGGGGACACCCATCGGTGGCACGACTAAAGATGTTATTTTAAACAGTTTAAGATGTTATCTTGCTTCAAATTCATATTATGTCCTTGTGCAACAACAATATAACATTTCACTTCTCACAACATGCTGAAAGAGTCGTGTTCAGATCAGATAACTGCTTACAGATTTCCacttttccctctctgcagTGTTCTACTGTTTAATTTCAGGTTATCTATGATGATTTAGTCCAAATTGGTGTAGCCTgatgtccagtgattgacagttTGGAATATGCACCAACAGTATATAAAACAATAAGAGATGTTGACCCCTTCTACTGAGGTTACATATGGCAGACTGACGGTGGCTGAAAAGCTTCAATCATATTTGTCTCTAAAAATCGAGTTGGCGGCTataatagtgaaagtggcttgTGAATTTTGGGATTTACCAGCTACTGTGGCCTGTTGACAGAGAGGGTAATTTCCTGCCATGCATCTGTCCCACAGTGCAAAGCGTCCAAACGTTAACATCTGCTCAAATATTGTCAAAGATCAGAAACCCTAGGATGGGCTGGGAGGGCTGAATCATGTCAACACAGGAGCATGACATCTTTATGCACTTGgcccttccttccatctttgGGTGCATGATGTAGAAAGCATATAGAGCACATTTTTAGGCTAAAAGCACATAGAGTATGTTTTTAGGCAATATCTGTCACAAGTCTGAACTCCACTGTTCTGCAGTTGCTACGGAACTGTCAGATGAACATcaaaatatatgtttttaagatattttttcCAAACTGTTCCTCTGGCATTTCAGCGGCACACAAAAATGATTTTACCACATGATGTCTACTTTGCTTCCAGCATAAGAAAGAAATttgagcaatggaaaaaaacaagctgTCTGTCATGGGTTGTTTTGGGATTTGTCTGAGGTTCTCTAGAGGCCACCATCATTCAGTGATGGGAATTAGTTGTTTCATGTGTGGTTGGATAATCCTTATTAGGGAGATACTGTGTGTTGAGGCATTGAGGGAGGGAATTCGGTGATTGGTCAAGGGACAAATCAGAAAGTATAATGTTACGCGAAAGAGAATACGTTTACAAGAGAGCCGGAATATGTTTTCGGTTGCTTAAATGGACTGTGAGTTTGTGGTTTGCTTCTAGAGCAAAGCTAGCAGGCAGTATCAGCATAAaagactgcaaacacacacagatagacacacacattttaaaatccTGCAGTCCAACGAGGGATCTCACAGACCTCTGAAGGAAGTGTTGAAAGCATGATAAGCAGGTTCAACATTTCCCCTTAACCAGCCACAATAGATATAATGTGGAGGGCAGGGGCACGGccgctcctctgtgtgtgatgaCAGGATAAGTGAGGATGTCTGCGTGtcagggaggagggatgagCACCTGGAGCAGACAAGCAGTTGTTTGGGCACAATGACGTGGCAGTCAAGACGAAGACAGGGTATTTAATTTCAAGTATGAATTTATTATTCGCTGCTGGATATAATCAACATTCATTTTCCTCAGGGTCTACCTTGTGCCACAGAATAGGCCTTGTATTGTGCAAGCAATGCGTCTTCCCAGAAGCAATTTGTTGGTCACTGGAGTcaatatgttttgcatttttaatcCCAAAGCATTTCCCCAAATGGAAAGTTGTCACCCGAGCAAGTGGGTTTGTGACTTATATCCGCCGCCGGCTTAATCTGAATGATGAAAGGTGAAAATTAGAAAGTCTCTCCCGGAGGGCCTGGAACTCACTTCAGCAGCGGCCTCTGAGGCGAGCCATTCATCTGCTCCGCCGCCATTCCCTCTGCACTGTCAGAAAGCAGGTTAGAGTTAGTGCAAAAACTGTTTGGAAATATTTCTGATACATCGTGCACAAATACAATAATTCTTGTCTGGATTCAGTGTTCCAATGTATTGCGTTTGCCCTTCAGACTTAGCACTGAGTTTGGCGTGATGTGCATTGCTAACTTTTTGGAAAGTATCGTGAGTTGAAGAAGTGCTGTCAGCTCAGATCTCACTCTATTTGTGCAGTTTTTAGACAAACTTCAAGGTGAAGGTGAAGGTTTgagtttttcttcttcagcAGGCTGGATGAAGACCTGTTGTTGCCAGAGAAGCAGTCAGGCAAACAGCAGAGACCAaaaccacactgcaaaaaaatgtccatcttaacaagttatttagtgtcatattcagccttcaaatctgagttttcttaaaccaagagacaaattctgccagtgaagtgagataactccacttgtttccaatgcagtttcacgtCTTTGAGGAATTCTCTAGAaatgtcaatatcttgaaacaaggcagaaaaaggcagatcactgcactactacacttgattctacaaaatacttgaaacaaaatgatttgcattggaaataagtgaaattatctaacgccatttgcagattttttttcacttattttaagaaaattgcaattttaggactcaataacagactaaatgacttgttaagatggagtttttttgcagtgcagcccGCTAATCCTTCAAGGCTGGCATATTGGATGGTGAGACGCCTGAATCCCAGTGACCTCCGACCTTATGCTAATTTAACCTTTGCCTGCCAGGCTTCATTGCTCACCTGCTCCCCCCCAAAACAACAACTTCCAACACTGAGTGTAAAACACACTTCCTGTCCCGCTGCCCAAGGAACTGAAAGGGCTGTTGTTCTCGTTTATCAGCTTAGCgtgaatttacattttaattgaaTCCCGATGTTTGAGCACAACCATACTCGCTGAGTAACTGGAGCCCCTTCAGAGAAAGAAGAAC
Encoded proteins:
- the LOC139907886 gene encoding uncharacterized protein LOC139907886, which gives rise to MELYWYIVVIIFIIIKIFFYVCWYRSRQRQLAAYLSNPRNAQIVIVGGRAYLHQMCERQSQTSIWPSWYGVQDDPSIEEPSTSLPPAASFSHLDMPPPYEAVSGADDLKPPPYSECAQSDEADAPRPSHHTPLLSEGGDSISINEAPPPYTPSPSAPADQQEGPVSHSESHAENRPT